The following nucleotide sequence is from Coffea eugenioides isolate CCC68of chromosome 3, Ceug_1.0, whole genome shotgun sequence.
CGCTAAAATGAATGCAGTAAGTACAGTTGAATTGGTGAGTCATCTGTAATGAAATGACAGAATTAATAGGCCAATTGGGCTAAATTATTGTCCATCCAATAATTGTCATTTAGCTCATAAGTGAAGCATTAATATATGTTAGCAACTTGGACAACATCGATACAGAATCACAAATACACTGTTTACTacagaatttttcttcaaaagaatactcaacttTTCGTACAACCACTATTTACAGTGGGGAATGACTTTGAGTTAACAAGAAGTATAATTGAGGCATCTGGAGCAATAATAATCAAAAAAGTCCTTTTAGGCTAAGTGGGGAATTGACCTGCAATGTTGTTGTCTTTTAATAAACATTTCTAACGTTAAGTTTTTGCAGGTTCTTTTGGTCTCTTTactatcaaaaaaataaaaataatgaaagaaTGCTGTTCCAAAGAAAAGAACGAATGATCTTTCGGAAACGTGCCATTTCACCTTTTGGAACAAGCCCTTCTGCTTCTGTTGCTTTGCTATAATATTACTACACACTCATTATCTCCTCTTCTAAGTATTCCGCTgaaaatcatcaagaaaatgTGAACAGAACTCAACAAGGTCAATGGTAATTTGCACTTTTCCATCAAAAGTATCCACCTATGATAAGCTATGAGAAATTTAAAAGTTCTACGTAGCATTTATTATCTTGATCAAGAGGGAAGATGAAGAAAATCATTTTCATGTTCAAAGATCAGTTTTGCTGCTGCCTTGATGATCAGAATCGCATTGGTTCGAATGGAATGCAGTACTTCTGAGCCCAATTATCGTGGAGAACCATGTGCAGCCTAAATGGAGAACTGAAGCTAGAATTTGCTCGCATGGTAGATGTTCTTTACCGTATTTTTAAGACGAAAAGAAATGGGCATTCTTGTaaaggaaaatagaaaagaaCTAAAAAGCCTCCATTGAAATTGATAACATCCTCTGTACAAAACAAGTAGCGTAACTAGGAATTGGCCATAAAAAGGTTTTTATCCCTTGTTCCAACAGAAGTTGGGgccaatttttcttttaatctaagCAGCTAGTAACAAGAGAACGATGAATCATCTCCCACTTGGGACGTACTTGATGATCTCGAGTACTTcttagaagaagaagaagatgatgatgatgataaatCACCTGATCTTCTCCTTAGCATCTGCCTCATCCCATCAGCAACTCTGATTGCAGGATTGGATTTGTACTTCCTACAAAAGGCCATATGAGCCTTCACAGCTTCATCCATTCCAGATTGCTTCTTCCCTCTGTTAACTTCATCTCTCACAGCTTCTGAGCACAGCCCACATAGCCATTTACCATCAAAATTTGCCTTCACCTCACTAATGTAATCTTGAGTGCAATCTTCCTTCAGTCCACAACAATCACACTTCACCAATTCGATCTccatttttttctctctcttttgttGATGAAAACCTTCCGTATTCCAAAAAGCGATCAAAGAAATATCAACAGATAGGACCCCCTTTTACTTACTTTTGCAAAGAATCTAATGTTTTTTCAATCATTTGCAAGGAAACTTTCCTTCTTGGCTAAACATCTTCAATTGAAAATTATGGACTTTTTTGATGCCGCCTTGTGAACTATATAGCGGTACAAGTATGTGTTGGTTTGTTGCAAAAGAGGCTTTATGAGGTTTGgcatatataaaagaaaagaaacgagGGAGGTAGAGATCGGCAGGGGGAGGAGGCAGGAGGGAAAAGAGGGGCAACTTATAGTAGGCAAGGCTGCCATAATTTCCTCCATGTTCTAAGGGACATGGGGCAGTGGAAAATGAGACAAATGTGGTCGGGGGACCCCAATCGATGGCCCCCCTTGAACGTTAAAGAATCAATTGAGGGGGTTTAATCCAATCTAACGTAGCCCATGCTTGCTTTCACTAAAGAAGCATTTTGTTGGCTTTTTGGACCTAAAGGGGTAGTTTTTTCTTTGGGTGATTGACGGTTACTTTCGGTTGACATAGTTGAATCGCTTCATCTGGCCTCAGCGTTTGGCTTTTTCTGGcttccttttgatttttctcGAGCTTTATGGCCTTAGTATCCATGTTGGGATAGGCCATTCTCATCTTGAACCCATGCATTTGTTGACCCGTTCGTATGCTCTATTTACTCAATAATAAAATATATGAACACCAATATGCCACTTGAGTTGAAAAACTTGAAAGATTTGATTCGACGTCTCTAGCAGGATGGAGGTTGCAGCGTTTTTCCACCTCTGAATTATTGATCAATATGTTCTTGCATGGCCAAACTTAGATAAATTTTTAACTAATTTGAGATCGATCAGTTGGCCATAGAGCCAAACCATCTTTCATCAATTATTTGGTAAACCCGCAGCGAAAAAAGAATCAATGGAAACTCGAGGGCATGgagcaaaacaaaaattttcctttcctttatATTGCACATTTATTACTTTTCGTTACGCTAAGATAGTTTATAAGCCTAAAGTCTTTATTTCAGTTATTGACTATTGAATCCCTTCATTCAATCAAACACCAGCATCACCATCACAAAAATTCAACACCTTCACCGTACGTTATTTGAATCTTTTGACATTCACATGTTTATTATCTTTAGCCAATATatatgctttttctttttcattcccAGCCTGTTTGTGATAAACtaactttctttctttcttttctttttccctttttggtGATCGATCATACTTCAATTTTTTCTATGTTTTTATTTATACACAAAAGCTAGGTTtcgttcttcttcttttttaagtAGAAAACTTTAAATCCAAGATTTTTTATTTGCAATCCCTCTCACCTTGCCTTCCAACGTACCAACCCTCCCCCGGTTTCAATAGACATCAAAGCCTCAATTGGTGTATCTGTTCCCTATATCTTGCGTAATGTTGATCATATCTTTCTCACCGGAAAAATTGACAACCTTCAATTATTAAAGCATGATACTCTAGATTTTCCACATTTCAGCACTGTGGTTGGTCTAcgctattattattttttttccatgACGAAGGTTGCTTTCTTTTGGGGCAGTCTTTCATCAAGTTGATCTGCCATGATGGTTTTTGATATGGGCAATTATTGGGTGGTCTAATTTGACTAGTACTCGCCaaaattgatgaaattttcTACTTAAAGAACCATATAAGAATTTCGTTACTTCAGCTGGTCAAAAATAGTTGAAAATTTGGCTGTCATTATCTGAGATTAAGCAATAAGGACCTTTCAGTCACTTTTATACAAttaatattgtcctaaaatatATACTATACTATCCCTTTCTGAGAGAAATTAATTGCCAGATTTTCAACATATTTCCTACGGTTTGTTAATGAATTTAATCGTTGTGCATTATGTGTTGCAAAGTTAATATGCCTATTTGGTGTAATGTAATGATAAAGGAaccaagaaaaggaaatttgatttgacttgaaaaataaaaaacgtGACAGTATGTCCATCATAGCATAATCAACAAAAGAGATTTCTAAAGCCAGCATTAATTGTACatattatgtaaaaaaaaaaaaaaacactgtgCTTTTGTCGAGGTTAATTGGTAGTTGATAGTAAATTAAAGAAGCCTCCACCTTTGTTACTTACAGTAATGTGGAACAAGATGCAAGTGGGATTAAGGTAATTTTATAATGGAATTATTACCATGTCAAACATCAAAAGCACGTAGTTATGGTGAATTGACACACACATTGTAGACAAAATACATTTATTATTACTTAAACAATTTCCCCAAAAGCTTTTTGGCTTAATTAATGAATTCGGATATACATCCAATGTGTGGGACTCTGAGGATTAGCATTTTAAAATTCGTCAATCCTTAATCATTTGCCAAGTTGGTTGGGAGGA
It contains:
- the LOC113766808 gene encoding uncharacterized protein LOC113766808, with product MEIELVKCDCCGLKEDCTQDYISEVKANFDGKWLCGLCSEAVRDEVNRGKKQSGMDEAVKAHMAFCRKYKSNPAIRVADGMRQMLRRRSGDLSSSSSSSSSKKYSRSSSTSQVGDDSSFSCY